The following are from one region of the Streptomyces changanensis genome:
- a CDS encoding serine/threonine-protein kinase, with amino-acid sequence MEHTQGMGAGLVLAGRYRLGETIGRGGMGKVWRAHDEVLHRTVAVKELTAGQYVSEADRVVLHARTQKEARAAARITHPAVVTVHDVLEHDDRPWIVMQYVDGPSLADAVKAGADGRIDAREAARIGLHVLGALRAAHAAGVLHRDVKPGNVLLARDGRVLLTDFGIAAIEGDSTITRTGELVGSIDYLAPERVRGGDPGPASDLWALGATLYTAVQGASPFRRSSPISTMQAVVTEEAEPAGHAGPLAPVITALLRKDPADRPDAAETERMLIEAMEGRTPSAAQAYVATRSLSADELRELRELREAHGTRVPREGSRADRSGTGSGTGSGTGGTASGAGAASGPDARHPAAVPAQRPAPPAHGNTGTAHASPHAPPVGGGPGGRARWRRAALVLVLAAAVGAGAGFAGMRYADGSRGAHTTTTGSTTGSTPDPSTSAVQAGGLPEGWRRVEDPLGFSLAVPPGWKRQMDGDQIDYTPDNGRHRIRISVDDAPDFENPYTHMLDVEKSLKKRLPEYQRVKLTQNTFRDRQESCLWEFTWREKRTHPGQRHAIDQVYYTDDGTEYALYMSSPEEDWATTREQFDIVLRHWRPAGG; translated from the coding sequence GTGGAACACACTCAGGGCATGGGCGCGGGGCTGGTACTCGCCGGCCGTTACCGGCTGGGGGAGACCATCGGTCGCGGGGGCATGGGCAAGGTGTGGCGCGCCCATGACGAGGTGCTCCACCGTACCGTCGCGGTCAAGGAGCTGACGGCCGGCCAGTACGTCTCCGAGGCCGACCGGGTCGTGCTGCACGCCCGGACCCAGAAGGAGGCGCGGGCCGCCGCGCGGATCACGCACCCCGCGGTCGTCACCGTGCACGACGTGCTGGAGCACGACGACCGCCCGTGGATCGTGATGCAGTACGTCGACGGCCCCTCGCTCGCCGACGCCGTCAAGGCGGGGGCCGACGGCCGCATCGACGCGCGCGAGGCCGCCCGGATCGGGCTGCACGTGCTGGGCGCGCTGCGCGCGGCGCACGCGGCCGGCGTGCTGCACCGGGACGTCAAGCCCGGCAACGTCCTGCTGGCCCGGGACGGCCGGGTCCTCCTCACGGACTTCGGCATCGCCGCCATCGAGGGTGACTCCACCATCACCCGCACCGGGGAACTCGTCGGCTCCATCGACTACCTGGCGCCCGAGCGGGTCCGCGGCGGGGACCCCGGCCCGGCGTCGGACCTGTGGGCGCTGGGGGCCACGCTCTACACCGCCGTCCAGGGCGCGTCCCCGTTCCGCCGGTCCTCGCCGATCAGCACCATGCAGGCCGTGGTGACGGAGGAGGCGGAGCCCGCCGGGCACGCCGGCCCGCTCGCCCCGGTGATCACCGCGCTGCTCCGCAAGGACCCCGCGGACCGGCCCGACGCGGCCGAGACCGAGCGCATGCTGATCGAGGCGATGGAGGGCCGCACGCCCTCCGCCGCCCAGGCGTACGTCGCCACCCGCTCCCTCTCGGCGGACGAACTGCGGGAGTTGCGTGAGCTTCGGGAGGCGCACGGGACTCGTGTGCCCCGTGAGGGCTCCCGGGCCGACCGGTCCGGGACCGGGTCGGGTACCGGATCCGGTACCGGGGGTACCGCTTCCGGCGCCGGTGCCGCCTCCGGACCGGACGCCCGGCACCCCGCCGCCGTACCCGCGCAGCGTCCGGCACCCCCGGCGCACGGAAACACGGGGACGGCGCACGCCTCGCCGCACGCGCCCCCCGTGGGTGGTGGCCCCGGCGGGCGCGCCCGCTGGCGCAGGGCCGCCCTGGTGCTGGTGCTCGCCGCCGCCGTGGGCGCCGGCGCCGGCTTCGCCGGCATGCGGTACGCGGACGGCAGCCGCGGCGCCCACACCACCACCACCGGCTCCACCACCGGTTCCACGCCCGATCCGAGCACGTCGGCCGTACAGGCCGGCGGCCTGCCGGAGGGGTGGCGGCGCGTGGAGGACCCACTCGGCTTCAGCCTCGCCGTGCCCCCGGGCTGGAAGCGGCAGATGGACGGCGACCAGATCGACTACACGCCGGACAACGGCCGCCACCGCATACGGATCAGCGTCGACGACGCTCCGGACTTCGAAAACCCGTACACGCACATGCTCGACGTCGAGAAGAGCCTGAAGAAGCGGTTGCCGGAGTACCAACGGGTAAAGCTGACCCAGAATACGTTCCGAGATCGACAGGAATCCTGTCTCTGGGAGTTCACCTGGCGCGAGAAGAGGACACACCCCGGACAGCGCCACGCGATCGACCAGGTGTACTACACGGACGACGGAACCGAGTACGCGCTGTACATGTCGTCTCCCGAGGAGGACTGGGCGACCACCCGGGAGCAGTTCGACATCGTGCTGCGCCACTGGCGACCCGCCGGGGGGTGA